A stretch of DNA from Dioscorea cayenensis subsp. rotundata cultivar TDr96_F1 chromosome 4, TDr96_F1_v2_PseudoChromosome.rev07_lg8_w22 25.fasta, whole genome shotgun sequence:
gagaacggCAAACCCTAGAAATCGAGATCGATGCTCACTTGATAACCTCCATCGGAACTTGAATGTTACAATTGTCCGCCAGTTTCTGCATCGTATCCAGCTCCGTCACCACCGCGTTCCTGCAAATCGACACGTTCAAACCCTAGAAGTGTTCAAAGTGATCGACAGAGAGAAGAagcaaaaaccctagattcgaaTTACAGGCGTTGGAGGAGGGGTAGTTGGGATGCGAGGTTGAAGGAGGAGACGGTGAGATGGAGCTGGTGTAGGAGGCCAAGGGTCTTATCGATGGAGTTGATCACTTGGGCAAGGTTTTGCTTCTGGTCCTCGCCACCGTCGGAGCCGGTGGTGGAGGGCGTCGGGGTGTTGGCGGCAGGGGTGGGGATGCCGCCGTTGCTTCCGGCGATGTTCTGAAGAGAAGGATCCATCGCCTGAAGGTCGTCTTGAACTCCCTCTCGTCTTTGTTCTACTCTTTTCCTTTTCCGATTTCGAAGTGCTTATGGATTACTTACTAATaaacaaatcaatcaaatcCAAATTGTATTAGTTTACAAGATAAATAGTTTGGAAATtgtcttaaaaaattaaaatatgttttaaaataattttttttttatttaactttgaaATTTATACAAGGActtatataaatttgaatttttttttattatttttgcatatacagtcatttgaatttaaaattatttattttaagtgaCCAAAACTTCTATCAGTTTCACTAACCCCATgggttaattaaaattttctttaattatttcattaattgatcTGTTAATTCCAGAGCAACTGAAAGACGTTAAACctaacatataaatttaaattcaagacCAATCTAAATTAAGTTTAGCTCAAAAACCACTCATTTGCACTTggtttattaaacaaatttcaTATATTGATCAACAAaagagtggtgagagtttgaattATAGGTAATGACATATTTTTGAAAGTTTGAGTAGTGATTGTGAATGAATGGTTCCAGCATCCAAGTGTGTGTGAACTTTGCCCTCACTTGCTCCACTGAAATTTGTTCAtgtctctgtttttttttttaacagtctagccatttattttggtaaaaaaaatagatttcatGCATTTAATTACTAGAGTGTTAaaaccaataataatattttaaaatttttaattttatgataactagataaaaaaagtagaaaaataaaatcaagactTGCAGCTGATATTTGAATGATGGAAgtagtatataaaaataaaatataattatgaccAAATTTACTCTTTTGCACAAAAAATCATACTCAGGCTCTtgaatagtataaaaattatattagatttaaaatttataatatataaacactaatgttcggaaaaaaaaaatcgaactattattattattattattatttacatttttgtcAAACCAGTGGGTCATCTCATAACATTGGATTCAAACTCTTAAcaaatgagattaaaaaaaaataacggtTTTTAATCTACTTTTACCAAGACAATAGATTAAACTACGTATTTTTAAATatccaatttaaaaaattaatataaaaggaAGCCGTTGGAGAAACGCAGGGCTTTGCTTTCTTTGCTTTGCTTATAATCCAAGTCGGGACAAAACTGAGCTCACGCACTCCCAGAAAACCCCACCACTCTGCACGCTGTGTGGTCACTGTCCCATGAACGACCTCTCCTCTTCCGCCTCCTCCGCCGCTCGTCGACGCTCCGACTGCAGCCCGGTGCCGGCTCCCGTTGTTTGTGTCCTTGTCCCTATCCTTCTCGCTGGCCTCGCCGTCTCTCTTTTCATCCTCGTCGTCGTCCACAATGccctcctcttcatcttcattcttctcATCTCCGCCCTCGCTGTCGCTTTTCTCGCCTGGAATGCAGCTGGCTTTCGGAAGAACGCCGCTGTTCACTGTTTCGTTGATCGATTCCCAGTCTCCGACCTTCGCACCGCCAAGGACGGCGAGCTCGTGAAGATCACCGGGGTAAAATCGGTTTATAAACCTGGATTCTCTTTTCCTTAGCTTTTCATTTCATCTGAACTCGTGTTAGGGTTTTCGAGTTTGGTAAAGTTTTTGGTTGTCATCAATGAGTGTTTCGCATCGGCAGATTGATTGTGGAGTGTACTTGCGTTCAAAGATTTCCTAATTTTCACCAAGGCATTATCTCGTTTGATGCTTGAATTCTTAGTTATTAGTGTTTATTGTCCACATGGCTGCAGGCCCTGCAGCTACAATGAGTGAGATTGGATTCCCTGTTTTGAGTTTGAGGTTGTGAACTTGAGCAATTGGAGATGGAGTAGTAGAAGGATGGTAGGGAGAACTAACACTCGCTTGTTTATAAGCCCAGGGTAAAGTAAAAGGGCGATAGGGAGAATTTGTAACTCGAGATGTGCACTGAAATTGCCTACTTTCTGTGTTACGTCTAATGCAACCATAGGGAATGGATCACCGGTCGCCAGCACTgactttttctttctctctctctctctctctctctaacacAAAATGGATAAAAATTTCTGGAGGTGgttgttatttgtttaattttcatGTTTGGGAAGCTTgctcattttattttcaatgtcAATGCTTCCAAATTTGTTGCTTACTTCTTCTTGTATATTATTTGGCACACTTACACATTACTTCCAATTGTTGCATAACTGTGGTAAGTGGTAACCATAATTTTCCAGTGTCAACCTCTGTTTTTATATGAGAAAGAATCATACATGGAAGTGATTGTATTACAAGCTTTTTCATTGAGCTGGACATTTGAAAGTTGTTTCCGATGGTTTAATTTAAACAATGTAATATGATTTTCCTCTGAttcttattttctattaatGCATCTGCAGATACAACTAGATTTACTCTTTCCTGTTTTTGATATGTAGTTGGCCAAACTGGGCTCTATTTTCCTTAGTTCTTTTATGTGTTTTTGTGAAAAATGGATTATGTTTGCTATctgttattttctctttttacaCAGTTTGCTTCATGTGCGGATATTTCTCTAGAGGCTTCATATGAGAAGGTTGAACGTTGTGTCTATACATCAACCTTGTTGTATGAATGTAACCAACCTAATTCAAAGGCAGCAAAAGCTATCAGTCAATGCTTTCCTTGGGAGCTTAATCTACCTAGAGGTGAGAGGCGAATTCTTTTAACATGTGAAGTTGatgctttcttttctcatttcatTTATTCATCTGCAAAAAGTGCATTGTATCATATAGATAATTTTAAATGCTACaatcaataaattttatgaTGCAAGAAGAGCATTTTTTTGCTTGGCTAAAGGTAAACTTGCTGATTTTAGACACTTCTGCCTTCCATAAAGTAAATATGATTTGATGCTTTGCTTGAGGATGTGATGTTATTCTGTCGTTTCACTGGATATAGATTACTTAGATTCTTCTAAATAAAACTTGTCAGAATGTGATGTTCCACCTCATATCAAATATTGGAAATTTTGCAGCAAGGTAGTAAGTTATGTTAGTGTATCAGAATGTATGCATAATTTGTATGCAGATTATTTTTCCAGCAAATGTAGCTTGATCTAATTCTTCAGCAAGGTAAAATTCTCAAGTTGAAACCTTGAGACAACTGGTTAAATACTGTCCAATTTCCTTGTCCATGctaaatttttggaaaaagataaATGGTAGAATAGTTGTAGCTGTGCAGATTTTCATCATGTTTTCATGAGATTATTatcttgtttgattttgatCATCAATAGTCCATCTGTTACTATGCTCATTATACAAATTTCTTGCAGAGGTTCACTACAGACTTCTATATAACAGATGCAAGGTCAGGTGTCAGGGCTTTGGTGAAAGCGGGCAACAATTCCAAAGTGTTTCCTCTGGTTTATGAGAACACACTCATCAAAACAGCAAGCTTAAATAGAGAGTTATCCCTGACCCTAAAGAATTGGTTAGATGAGAGGCATCTTTCTGCCGAAGCACGTCTATTACGTCTGGAAGAAGGGTATTGAAATTTATTAACTGAAGAAGTTTACAaattttcttccttttattGTTACTAAAAAATGAAATTGGATTTAAATGATGTCAATTTTCGATCACCAATGATgcaatttttgcattttaatgaCAGGTATATCAAGGAAGGCAGTTCTCTGACAGTTATGGGAACTTTGAATCGGAAGAGTGGTGCACTTGTGATAGTTCCACCTTCTGAACCTCTCTCAACTGGTTGCCTATTTCAAAAGTTTCTCCTTCCTGTCGTTTTTGATGGATTGGTTATAAGATTTTCTGAACAGAGTAGCTCTGGAGCTAACCTTATACTTTCTTGAAGTTCATTAAATGGTAAGAACTAAAAACATGTAGCAAATGCCAATAATTCACCTAATTCAAATCTTTACTAATTTTGGTCTCTTCTCATTTTGGTTTTGTTCATCCCCTGGATCTACCGTTAGATGCTTGATGAGTCATCATGAAGTCATTATGTTCTGTCTGATTTTTGTGGAGTTTGTGGTATATTTGTAAAATGCAACTTGTTCGCATGTTTCCATGAATTATATCTTCAAAGTCTTTTGGGATTTAGGCTTATCTGAGTTTTAAGGAACCTGAGCTAAATCTTTTTGACTTGTAGAGCTGGTGGAAGGTGATGGCGCACAAGATTGCTGGTTGGTGATTTAGGCAAAGAAGCAAGATCTGTCTCATGCTATGACTGCGTACATGCGGCCAAAATCTACTGTGCATAGATGGAAGCCCTGTGCTCCAATCTGCAGTTCTGCATTTTTGAGTTATGTGACTTCTGATGATTTTGCAGGCAGAAGATTGACCACATGGATTTTAGATTTTATCCTTTCGGTAGATACTTCTGTTTGCCTTCAAATCAATTCGCAGCCTGTGATATTGTTGGAATGGATAGTCCTCCTTTTTCACTCTGCTTTTGACTTTTTTGCATTTCGAAACCAACAGGACCCCTTATTAACAGTTAACACACCCTTCCTGTGCACACCGCAAGCTGAGCTAATTGCAACTTGTATTGGAACTTGGAAGGACAAGTTCAACTGTCTCGATTGACATCCatgaatatgttttaaaatgctAATATGATGTGCTATTCATTTGGAAAGTTTGAGTAGCCAATAGCCACTTGTATTGGAAGACATCCATGGATATCTTTCAAAATGCAAATATGATGTCCTATTCAATTGGAAAGTTTGAGTTACATTGTCATTTATAATCTCAAGGATAACATTTTGTGGGTATCATCCTTTTGTGCTCTTCTGGGATCAAGTTTGATTAACAAGTTTTAACTGATAGTGATTGTTGAGGGAATGGTGACTTTATAAAAGATAACCCTTGTTGACAACAAGTTGGATTTGCTTCATTTTATCAAACACTTTCAACTTTTGAGTATGGTGTTATGGTAAGTCTTTTGTTCCCGAAGTACATATTTGTTCTTTGTCTTCATGTCTGCTTATTTGATCAATTATAATAGCAACTATATGCCCTAGCACTTAGCAGTGAATTGGTGGAAATGGAAATCTTTCTGTCTTAAATATTATCTTATATTCTGTAGTATCTTTTACATAAAAACACTGACAGCTAAAGCATTTCCAGGCTTTCTTGTGTGGTTAGTAGCTACAGAGACATCAGGTACATGGTTTCTTTCTGCAATATTTCCTGATCACTGGTCCCTTAGAAAGCTTTTATCTGTGTACTATTTCTGAGCATATTCCGTGGACTCACAGCTTAATACTCCTTCCTTTTTGCTCTCTACGTGCTCACTATCTTAAACAATCTCCTTTGGATACTTCATGTTTTTATGTCCCTTGTATCTGGATTTGGTTTTAGTTATGACATATCTTGTCCATTTATGACGCATATTTCTTTGTGGAATCAGAAGTCCCcaactaatattaatataataagatTCTTCCTGTCGTTTGCGTGGTAAAGTGTAATATTCTTGTGTTCCTGTCATGTCATATCATAGATTGTCATGGTCATAACTAGCTGGCCGATGTTTcgatttttttagttataaaaattGGTAAACCTGAATCACCTGATTATCAAATCTCTGCAGGTAACAATTTATTAAGACTGGCATGCCATAGGCCCATAGAAGCCTAGGAATCATTTTTCCCAAGCTCCGTGCCATTATATAAGTACATTGGCTATTAGTCTGGATTCTTGGGaatatcacttttttttttactttaaatacAAAATTGGCCTTTTGTGAGTCATTGGTGATATGATGATTTAGacatttttaattcaaatatcaaTTATCCAATGATTAGTGGTGTTACTCTGGAGTCTAGACATCATAAACAATTAAGGTTCAAAGATCACTTGTTAAAAGTCAATGATaggcaagaaaaaaaatgtctATAGATAACATCAATTCTTGTTCTAAGAGCAAACATGATTAATAGATTGCCTGCcctcttcttttttaatattcttcatTCAAGtaagcttttttttctttatgg
This window harbors:
- the LOC120258323 gene encoding uncharacterized membrane protein At1g16860-like, producing MNDLSSSASSAARRRSDCSPVPAPVVCVLVPILLAGLAVSLFILVVVHNALLFIFILLISALAVAFLAWNAAGFRKNAAVHCFVDRFPVSDLRTAKDGELVKITGFASCADISLEASYEKVERCVYTSTLLYECNQPNSKAAKAISQCFPWELNLPRGERRILLTCERFTTDFYITDARSGVRALVKAGNNSKVFPLVYENTLIKTASLNRELSLTLKNWLDERHLSAEARLLRLEEGYIKEGSSLTVMGTLNRKSGALVIVPPSEPLSTGCLFQKFLLPVVFDGLVIRFSEQSSSGANLILS
- the LOC120257976 gene encoding mediator of RNA polymerase II transcription subunit 10b, yielding MDPSLQNIAGSNGGIPTPAANTPTPSTTGSDGGEDQKQNLAQVINSIDKTLGLLHQLHLTVSSFNLASQLPLLQRLNAVVTELDTMQKLADNCNIQVPMEVINLIDDGKNPDEFTRDVLNSCITRNQITKGKTDAFKSLRKHLLEELEQTFPDEVEAYREIRSSSAAESKRMAQAQGILSNGDVKVKTEH